CAAATATTAAAATCTTTTAAAATAAAAGACCCTCCGAAATTGGATAAAATTCCTTAAAATCTAAAAATATCCGATTAAAAACCTCTAAATTAAAAAATAAGGATTTTTAGCGAGGGAGAACTTTAAATAACAAAAATAAAATGACACAAAAATACAAAAAAATATAGCCACAGTTGGAGGATTAGCTACCATAATGCAGTCCAGAGATTATAGGCCACCACCACAAGAGGTTATAGGAGTTTATATATCCCCTTAGAAAAATAGAAAAATAAAACCCCAACGGTGTTATTAATGGAAAATAGCCCTATAGCCAAAAAGTTAGATGCAATTACAAAAACTCTATTTACACTTATATACTCTTTCTTATTATTGTTTGGTTTATTGGTTTTACTTTAACTTTGAGGAGTCTATATGAGTAATAAAGAAAAGGAGTTTGAGAAAAGGAAAATACTATATGACACAATTTTTGATTTATATAAATTGTTTCTTGGAGCGGGATTGACCTTATTAGTTGCTATTGTTGTTAAAGTTGCTTTCTCCGAAGGAAAATCCTATAAATGGTTTAGGATTAGTGCTAGCTATTGGACATTGTATATTTAGCATACACTACATTAATATTTGGTGATGCATTATAACTCCATCTACAAAACATTATGATTGTAGCAACTTTTTCTTATACTTCCAGAACCAAATTCCAAATACAGTTGTAAATAGCATAAGTGTAAAGACTACCGCAATATAAACTATAGTAAAAGTATCTAATTCCATAATAATCAACCTTATTATATTATTTTCTTCTCAGTTAAATATATATGTATCTCTCTTAAGTATGTTCGATTACATTAACTGTTTATATATAGAGAACATGATTTGTATTTTTAACTAATCACTAAAATAGTGAATATAAAGGTGGAAATTACATATAGTTTATAAAAGAAGGAAGAGGAGGTTTTTTATAGGGATGAATAAATTGGAAAAAACCAGGGATCTATTGTAGAATATTTTTTAAATTTAACTTCAAAAAAGATAAGTGATTTTTCTGAATATAGATTTATATACTGAGTAATCACCATTACTATAACGTAAAGCGATTTGAGGTGAAAACTAAACCATGTCTGATGTTTTCATAGTGAATCTCCCTATATTTAATTTAAGAAAATTCCCATACTTAATTCTTATCGTATCATTTACAATAAAATATGTATATTATTGGATATATTTTGTTTGTTAGAAAAATAGAAAAAATAAAAATATCCCCAACATAAAAAATAAAGATTCTATCTGGTAAAATAGCAAAATGTTAGAATTGTTTTTGTTGGATACAAAATTCTTTTTCTCAATTTTCGTCTCTAATTAATTTTCCTATTGTTTATAATATACACACTCCTACGTATCCTTAATATAAGATTTTATGTTTAGTAGTTTAGACTTAATGTTAAGCATAGCTATCTCCCAAGAACACAGAATCTCTCAATTCCCAATATTTTAGATATTCCAGCAATTGTTGTTCCATAAAAGATAATTCTTTTTTTGTATTTTTTAGCCAACTCCCAAATATTTTCAAATGTTCCATTAGAGATCGTTGAACCAGTAACTAAAACAACATCTGAATTTTTTATCAGATCTTCATTATACTTTCCATGAATAATTTTAGTTCCATATTTTATTTTTCCAACA
The DNA window shown above is from Methanocaldococcus sp. and carries:
- a CDS encoding DUF364 domain-containing protein; its protein translation is VGKIKYGTKIIHGKYNEDLIKNSDVVLVTGSTISNGTFENIWELAKKYKKRIIFYGTTIAGISKILGIERFCVLGR